The window TGATAATCATCAAACTTTTAAAtccaatttgagaaaaaaaaaattctaagccTTCTAAGTCTTTCACTAAACTAGCATCACaacttttttttgaaatttcttatgattgggatgattcaaataaaaatatggaCTTCCCAAAGAAGCTATTGCTAAAAAAGTGGGGTTATCTTATCATAAGGTTTCTTGATTTGTAAACTCACTGAAGATGATCATTGTTGATTATTTCATTTCTTAGCCAATAATGCTTATCCATTGTTGAAACCATGACCAAGTTTGCATTATGGTCCTTTTAAAAGACCTCATGGATTGATCAATGTGTATTTTTTGCAACTGATTCTTAAGGCCTACAACATTGGTGATGTGAGGTCCATTGAGTGATCAAATTTACTTCCCCCATTAATGGATGGGATTAAGCCGTCTTTCTTGAGAGTATGTGAGAAGTCCTTTTCGACTAAGGAGTTCTCATTCCGTCTTTCTTGAGAGTATGTGAGAAGTCCTTTTCGACTAAGGAGTTCTCATTTGACATACTTAATGAGCCATTTTTATTAGTCGAGCattttgacaataatttttCTCCTCAGGGAATTTGATGATCAATGACATTTTCCAAGCCTGACGCCAATTTGGTGATATTCCAAACAATTCAAACTTGCTTGATTTGCTCATGCGATCAATGCTTTATCATTAATGATACGCTTTTGAAATTGTCTTTCATGGCATTTATTCAAATGACATTGATTTTGCCTAGTACGCTTTTGCTACTGGAGCACTTGTTATAACATATTTTGTTAGATACGTAGTGGTCATTTCGGAAGCTTCTTGGATATATTGGTACAGTGAGCTTTAACTGTTTGGAAccgtttatatatatatcaaacttTCCTTGTGGAGTTGATTTCAACGCACAGTGGGCTTCAACAGCAAGTGATGTCCTCTTTTTGCTACATGTATAGGTGACATCTCGAAATACACTTTAAATGATGATCGGCAGGTACCATGAGTTTTGGTAGCCCAACACCATTTTTTTAACATACGGAAAGCTCTTGGCAGTTTGGAGTGgcattttgaattaattttccGAGTGGAGTGGAATCTTCAAATTAACCTCCCAAGTGGAGTGGACTCTTCAAATTCCTCCCGAATGGAGTGGATTCCTTATTAACCCTCATAGGGAGCAGTTCATTTGGTCAAAACCCATTGTTACATAGTGAGTCATTGCCTATTCAATCAAAACCCATTATTATATCGTGAGACTTTCTCTTCAGTTGAAACTTATTGTTACATGGTGCTATCTTTCTTATTTAGTCAAAATCCATTGTTACATGGTGGACATTTCCTCTCCCAATACCATTTCTACATGTTAAGACCATTTTCGTATAAAAGGATTCTCCTATTAGGTGAGTAtcctcaataaaaaaaaaaaggaaaaagagagagagaaaagaatccAAGAGGAGGAGAGGAAAGCAATTATAAGTATTTCAAATAGCCTCAAGATccgaggtaagtaactttagatatgtttttattttcacgTTATGCATCATCATATATTACATTTCGAAAAATGGGTCTCATAATCCCAACAAACATATTATTCATTGTTCATAAGCAAAATTGAGGTATCGGTTTGTTTTTGAATGCAACCTTTGTGAGCACCTTAACAAAGGATAGCTAttgattcctaaattttgtGATTCGTTTAATCATTCTTTGGAAtgattttaacccctaaacaaaaataattttcattaaattgcataagCACATAGGTATTAAAAGCATTTGCATTAGTAgcaatataatttattaaaatatttttttaaaatatattaattattgattttattaattattaaaaaaaaagaggagaaggaaaaaggaggagactGGGCCGTTATGCttttgcaatttaatgaaaattatttttgtgaagGGTTTAAAACTTAATccctaattatttttatataattaacgattgattaaataaatgccaaaatttatgtgttaACACTTCTTCCCCTTGACTCCATCAAGCTCCCAGGTTGACATACATCTTTCTGAGGCACAACTCAAGGACTCTCTCTTGTCCAttgttttctttgtctttttggtCATGGAGCTCAATGGTGCCGGTATTAAGTTGGCCGACTATGGCAGAGCTTGGCATTGCATGTGTTGAGTGCTCATCGACGATGACAAACCTCCATATTTAGAGGTCTCGAGCATCTTTCATGATTTCTTACCAGGTATTTTGAATTGGATatgtttgttttcattttcccaCTCTCAAAGTGTGCTGCTTCGCTCCATAAGTACCGTATAAGTTATACTTACAACATGACGCATCGACTCACCATAAATAgttgctcttctttctttacttgTGCGTAggttcttcatcttcttcttcttcttgttgtcTGCATTTCGGATTCACTGGTTTGGGGAAGTCAACATGAAACCCCAAGAGAGTCCAGTGATCAAGATGGGAGAGACCCTACCCTTTTGACTTGTCTTCCCTCTTCACATTGATTTCAggtataatttaataaataaataaaaaatacctGCATTCCTATGGTTGGACCAGCGATATGTACGTGGATTCATTTTTACAGtcgaatttttctttatatgaaTAATGTACGAATAACTAGTTATTTTTTATACCAATGGCATATGAGATAGTTTAGATGTTGGATTATccaacttaaaatatttaagatcgAGAGAGATTGCATGTGTATAAAATACATGTAATTTAACACTCTTCTCACGTGCAAATCGTCGAATTAAGAATTGAATTGAGAATAATATGtataatttgattaatgaagGTTAAACAGGTGAAATAACttgaaatataatttgattATGATACCATCTCAGAATATTCAATTCAAAAGCTTATAACATTGTAGACGAGTGGTGTGAATATGCTAATATAAGAGATCCTCCTACGTATGTCTAAGATTTGGAGAATATTCGGTTGTCCCAATATTTAtgtaaaaatgcaaaataaaaatcttgggAATCGTGGTGTTATTGCAAAAAGCTCAATATTCCGCAGTTTCACATCTACGCGCAGGCTGCTGGGGCCGTTCTTGATCAACTGCATTCGTCCGCCCAACTGCGTTTGGCCTCCTCTTTTTATATATCCCtgcaaattttctctctccaaaagGAGAAGCTTCTCGGCTCCCATCCTTGAACGTCCCTCCGACCCTCTGCGAAGACGAGCCGAAACCGGGAAGAGATGAAGATGGAGTATACAAGCCTTGAACTGCAGGTGATCTCCTGTGAGGACCTCAGGGCCTTCAACTTCTTCCAGAAGCTCTCGGTCTTCGTGACGGTGTCCATCGTCGCCGGCGACGGCCGGAAGAAGCAGCCCCACCCGGCCTTCCAGCTGCGCCACAGCACGCCGACCAGCAAGGGCGGCCATCGTAATCCGGAGTGGAACCACGAGGTGGAGTTCGACCTCTCAGCCATCTTGCCTCAGGACTATCCGGGTCTTTCTCTCAAGTTCGATGTGCTGTTTCCCAGCGTCGTTGGCAGCCGCTCGATCGGGGAAGTCCGCACCTCACTCCAGGAGTTGGTCGACGAGTTCAACGGGACCGTCCAGTTCAGACGCTATCAACTGAAGAACGATGACGGGAAAGGCATCGGGGTCTTGAATTTTAGGTACAAGTTGTGTGGGAAGAGCGACAAGGTCGACAACGAATTGGCTCGGATCAAGCCTTCGTCCAGAGCTCCGGTCCCAGGTCATGATGCTACAAACTTCAGTTAGTTGGAGTGGCCGTGCCTGCCGCCCCGGACGCTGATTTAAGGGATACTGAGCTAACAAACGTGTTCTTCATCGTTGTTGCGACAAACAACCAACAAGAAGGACGTGAACAAAGCTTCGACGGGCTACAGCTATTGACATTCGTGGTAGTCCATGGTGGGACCACTGGAGAGGGCATGCTGATCGGATGATGTCGCTACTGATTCATCGGCGAATCTGCATAGCCATCGAACTTTCCCCTCGTCTGCAGCTGCAAATTACAGTTCAAGCTCAGCTCAGAGCTTGGACTAGTGAGCATTGGCGTTGTTATGTGATGTTTCGTCAGTCCAGGCTCTCTAGAGCAGTGtgatatatgtaaataaatgaatggagCTCTGAGTACTTTCATCTGTTTCCAATGTGACCATGTTTTCTCTACGAAGAACATCATCTTAGTTTGTGTTCGCCCTTCCGGTACATATTGGTCGTATTATAGTGCAGAAGATGTTCTTAAAGATTCGATCTTTGTCATGAATTTTTCGAGCATTCAGTGAATCCCGCACGCTCCCTTTGTCCTAAAGCACATCGCTGGTCCTGCGAGCCCACGAGCCAGGGCTCCATCCCTTTAACTGGAGTTCATCTGCAAGCAAATTCATCCAACCTTAGTCAAAGGGTCAAAGCTGGAATCTTTCTCTCGAAAGAGTCGAGACTGTGGTGGGGTTGGGCGTGGCGTCAGCTTGTCTCCTCCCTCGGCACTGTGCGTGGGCCTCGTGATTGAAGCAGAGTCGATCTttctaaaatcttaaaataaacaacAGGTTTCGGGGTAGCTTCCTTGGGACATACATGCCTTCAGCAAGTCCTTTTCCTCATTGGTTAAGCTGATTGATCGAGAATCGAAAGGTAAATTTCGCACCATCATGGGTCTGCTGGGTCGCACGTGGCCCGACAACCTCCATTGTCACAATGGCGGCGCCCAGGCTCGCGAaaatttcagagagagagagagagagctgcaaGTGAGCATGGGCCATCATGGGACACGCCGAGTCGCCGCGTGAATGTGTTGTCGCAAGGGCGGCGGGGGGTAGTGGCGGCTGTGATGAGCGCTTCGACGACGACGGAGACCAAtgatggcggcggcggagctGCAGCGGTGGAAGGTTTGGCACGGAGAAGGGGCACAGGGAAGGAGAATGGTTGGTAATGGTTGTTATTGTCCACAAAGTGAGAGGGCACTTTGGTAAAACCGTCTCTAATTTCTTATTCAAGGTGTTTTTGGCAACTCTTATGTTTATCTCTTTGTTAAggtaataaattttttggtaaggactcttatgtttatttatttctttcttatattgaatattttggCGTTGAAATTTCAATGTCAGCATACCACAATAGATAATTAACGTAACCAATGGCAATATGATTTGAACACACTATTCATGTTGCTTAAAAGGTTTAATGCTCCATTGGTTACCTTTCTCACATGGGGGATGTTTAATTTCAAGTAGAGGGTTCAACTAACACGCTTTGCAAAAAGAAAGGGCGAATGTTCGAGAGTAAGTTGAGAATtagcttgaaaaaaaaaattgatgttgcaaatcaaaagtttaaaggCATAGTTGCGTATTTGATATAAAGTTTTAAGATCAACAATGGCATCTCACCTTAAAAAAGAAGGCTTGCTTTTTTTGCTCCATCCATGGTACCCACAACACCATTGAGATCACCCACTATGAAATTTTAGCTAATTTGTACTTGGAAGATATCCATTACCCATCAAAGTCTTATAGAACGGAGGAAGACATAACTCAATCAAAAGTTGAAACTAAATGGTAGTAAACAAATCAAGGTCTTCATTATACTCCATAACAAATATCTACGGTGGCAATCGTAGAAAAATTGTAAGTTGATCATATAAATATCTTCATGAGACATAGACtgttaaaattgattgaaaaccTATTTCTTAACCCATGTGGATATTAAATAAGTTATAAATGGGTTAGTTTTATTGAGTAAAACACAATATAAgtgttaaattgatttatttggaTCGAACCATTTATGACTTAACACAAACCCGTTCCAATCCACTCAATTGATGGATCTAATAAGATGAGGGCAAAGAAGATAACAAAGGCttgattttcattatcaacgATATCCACCAAGAGTTGAGGAGATTACAAGCATGTCTCACCCCTCATGGTTCACCCTCAATTAAGTGTTTAGATctcccaaatttttttctcaacaaCCTCCAAAGAATTTGACCAAGACTTCAATTTGATCTTTAAACTATGTGTTTGACTTTGATTGATTGACTATTTCCATCCAACCTTGTTTGGTCAGAacaaatttggtggaaaatccATTCCACCTATAGAATGTTCATAATGGCATTTCATCAAATATCACTTGatctaatttcttattttagttCATCGTCTTACAATAAAAACATAACTTTGACGATATGTGTTAATCAAGCATAATAAGTGAAAAACTGACCTAATAGTCAATACTTTAGTAGCTTCTAACATTGTATTTATTAATGTACCCTTCTATTATTCCTCTCACTAGATTTGTGTCCAACCTTTTTTACCATTCTACTATACTTGACTATTTTGCtacaaaagcaaaatcaaatctCCCCTCCTAATCCATTTGTCTCTAACTAAAACCCATTGGTAGCGGGTGATAGCCACCATTACACCTTCAATTCGAGCAGTCGTTAGCGATAGAGAGCGTCGCGCGGATGATGAACATTTGCCCCTCGACACCATTGAGCCACCATGTCACCATCCATTGTTTTGAGGCACAGCTCAAGGACTCTCTCTCACGTTGACGATGATGTCACGATTTTTTATTGGATACTTTGAATCGTATAAGTTTGTTTACATCTTACAGCTCTCGAACCTTGTTGCCTCGCTCCGTAAGTACCATATCGGACAACACGACACACTGGATCGCGATAACTGGTTGTTGTTCTTTCGTTATCTGTCCGTAAGTCATTCTCTTCATCATCTTGTTTGTCCGCATCTTGAAGTCGCAGGTTTCGGAAGTCAACATGACCCCACCCCCTCCCCAAAAGAGTCTAGAGCTCAAGATGGGAGAGGATCCCaccctctttttctttgacgTGTTCCTCCCTCTTCACACTGTTTTcaggaataataataataaaaaaatacttaatTTTATATGATTGAATCAACCTAGGTAAGGTCTTTACAAGGCTCAAAAAGGCTTATATTGAGGGAACAATCCCTTACGGTGGGACGtccaaaatttcctttctttcaaaaagataaatattaggataaaattaatattaaaccTAAAGTAGAAGGTTTTTTGACGAGACAAAAGGTAAAAGTAAGATAGAAGTTAAAGTTGGAGGTTTTTAAGAGTATTAAGCCCGACTAATGATACGAATATGTTTATATATGGGATCCTCCTCTGCATTATAACATTTAGGAGAATatccaaatttctcaaaatttctgtAAAAGTGCAAAAGAAAAGTCTTGGCAGTCGTGTTATTAAtgtatttttttggtcggtttcGTGTTACTATTGCAAAAGCTCAATATTCCGCAGTTTCACACATACGCGCAGACTGCTGAGGCCGTTCTTCATCGACTTTATTCGTCCGCCCAACCGCGTTTGGCCTCCTCTTTTTATATATCTCcgcaaattctctctctctcaccccaaAGGAGAAGCTTCCCAGCTCCCATCCTTGAACGTTCCTCCGAACCTCTGCGAAGCCGAGCCGAAACTGCGAAGAGATGAAGATGGAGTATACAAGCCTCGAACTGCAGGTGATCTCCTGCGAGGAACTCAGGGCCTTCAACTTCTTCCAGAAGCTCTCGGTTTTCGTGACGGTGTCCATCGTTGCCGGCGACAACCCAAAGAAGCAGCTCCACCCGGCCCTCCAGCGGTGCCACAGGACGCCGACCAGCAAGGGCAGCCATCGCAACCCGGAATGGAACCACGAGGTGGGGCTCGACCTCTCGGCTGTCTCACCTAGGGACTATCCGGGCCTTTCTCTCAGGTTCGACGTGCGGCTTCCCAGCGTCGTTGGCAGCCGCTCGATCGGGGAAGTCCGCGCCTCGCTTCGGGAGTTGGTCGACGAGTTCAACGGGACCGTCCAGTTCCGACGCTACCTGGTGAAGAACGACGACGGAAAAGGGATCGGGGTCTTGAATTTTAGGTACAAGTTGTGTGGGAAGAGCGACGAGGCCGGCAACGAAGTGGCTCGGGTCCAGCCTTCGTCCAAAGCTCCGGTTCCCGGTCATAATGCTACAAACTTCAGTTATCTGGAGTGGCCGTGCATGCCGCCCCAGACGCTGATCCAAGCGATATTGAACTATCAAACGTATTCTTCATCGTTGTTGGTACAAACAACCGACGAGAAGAACGTGAAAAAAGCTTCGATGGGCTACGGCTATCGGCATTCGTGGTACTCCATGGTGGGACCACTGGAGAGGGCATGCTGATCGGATGGCGTCACTACTGATTCATCGGCGAATCCCGCAGCCGTCAAACTTCCCCCTTTTCTGCAGCTGCAAATTACAGTTCATGCTCCGCTCATGAACTAGTCAGCATTGGCGTTGTTATGTGATGTTGCGTGAGTCTAGACTCTCTAGAGCAGGGTGATATAGGTAATTAAATGTATCTGGCTCTGGGTACTTTCATCTATTCTCGATGTGACCATGGTTTCTCAACGAAGAACAGCATCTCGTTTTGCGTTCCACTTTCCTGTATATATTGGTCATAATATAGTACGGAAGATGTTCTTAAAGATTCAGCCTTTGTCATGAACTTTTCGAGCATTCGGTGAATCCTGCACGCTCCCTTTGTCCTAAGGCACATCAGTGGTTGTGCAAGCGCCCGAGCCATGGCTCCATTCCCTGTATATCTATAATTCTTTCGTCAAGCAATTTGAGCAAGCATTCAGTCTTTCTTTTACTAGTCCAACCTTAGTCATCTGGTCAAAGGTGGAACCTTCCTCTCGGAAGAGTCGAGACCGTGGTGGGGTTGGGTGTGGCGTCAGCTTATCTCCTCCCTCGGCACTGCACGCGGGCCTCATGATTGAAGCAGAGTCGATCTTTCTGATATCTTAAAATAAACAACAGGTTTCGGGGTAGCTTCCTTTTGGAAATACGTGCCTTGAGCAAGTTCTTTCCTCATTGGTCAAGCTGATTATTATGCTGACGCCTGCCAAGATGGCAAGTTTAATATTGAAAATCGAGAATCAAATGGAAGATTTCGCAGCACCATGGATCTGCTGGGATCCCGCGTGGCCGACGACCTCCATTGTCGCAATGGCGGCGCCCAGGCTCGCCGCATGGATGCGTCGTCGCAAGGGCAGGGGGATAGTGGCGGCTATTGATGAGCGCTTcgacgacgatgacgacgaccAATGATGGTGGCGGCGGAGCTGCAGGGGTGGAAGGGCCTGGCGGTGAAAACTAAGAAGGGGGTAAGAAGGGAGAGGGAAGGAAAATGGTTGGTAATGGTTGTTATTGTTCGCAAAATGAGAGGGCATTTGGGTAAACTGCCTTTTCTTAATGCTTttctctattaattttttttttttttggcaactttatattccttcctttctttcttataTGGAATGTTTTAGCATTAAAATTTCCATGTCAGCATTCCACAGTAGATAATTAACATAACCAGCGGCAAAATGTAAAAGGCTTGATAGCACAGATGGAAAATTTAACAGCTCAGTTGCACGATTgatatgaaattttaggatccAAGATGGAGTCAACTCACCTTAAAAAAGAAGGCTCGTCTTTTTCCTCCACCCATGGCACCGCACACATTGAGATCACCcactttgaatttttagttaaaGTTTGTACTTGGAAGATACCAATAAATATTCATTGCCCATCAAAGTATTACGGAACAGAGGAAGACATAACCCATCAAAAGTCGGACTAAACGATAGTTAAAAAATTTCGTGTTCTTCATTACACACAATATCAAACATCTACAGTGGCGATCATAGAAAAATTGTAACTTGATCatacaaatattttcatgacaCATGGGCAAAGAACATAACAAAAGGCTTGATTTTCATAGTCAACAATATTCACCCAAAGCCGAGGAGATTAAAAGCATGTCTTACACCTCTTGGTCCAAACTCTCATTAGGTGTTTAGATTTCTTGAATAGATTTCTCAACAACTCCCAAAGAATTTGATGAAGACTTCGATTTGGTCTTAAACTATGTGTGTTTTACTTGATTGATTGACCATTCCATCCAATCTTGTTTTGGTTAGGACAAATTTGGTGGAAAGTCCATTCCACCTATAGAATGTTCATAATGGGATTTCATCAACTATCAATTTGatctaatttcttattttagttCATCATCTTACAACAGAAAcggaattttgaaaatatgagTTAATGGCACAATAAGTAAAACCTGACCTAATAGTCAATACTTCAGTAGGTTATAACATTGTACTCATTAATGTACCATTTTGTTGGCCCTTTTACATATGTGTCCAATCTTTACATCTTACCACACTTTGACTATTGCCCTacaaaagcaaattaaaatcTCCTCACCTAATCCATTTGTCTCTATGCAAAACCCGTTGGCAGGTGGTGACAACCACCAGTACGTCTTCGACCCTAGCAGCTGTTGGCAATAGCGAGAGCGTTGCACGAATGATGAACCCCTACCCATGTCTTTTGAATACAAGGGATTCATTCGCAAAGAGTTCATGGACCAAAATGAAAGGAGGTATTTGTTTCCTTCATCTTACACTTCACATGTGACCATAGTTAGCTCATTTGAGCCTTTAAATGTaaagaatttttgcaaaaaaaaaaccggTCAAGAACCATGCCACAATGCGACAAATATGAAGGTTTTAGTTGACATTATTTGGTGGGGTGCAGAAGATAAGAAAGACTTATTTGCTTTCACTTTCATCAGTCTTTTTGTGGTAACTTCAGGATAATTTTTATGGAAGCTGAAGCATCCTGAAATGAAAACGGGCATTCTTTTCTCTACTAAAATGGTCATTCCCTTTGCTTAGCCAAATTGAGCTTGAGCATGCATTACTAAAGCCCTAGTGATTATCTTCCCACATTGGGGGCAAGGCGTATGATTTAGTAAGGGAATTAGTGCTTATAtgacaactttaaaaaaaaaaaaaaagtagagagaATCTCGATAGTCGTAAgagttaaaagaaaagatttaaaaGAGCAAGAgtgaaatgaaaatgtttaaaagagCAAGagtgaaatgaaaattaaggggcatgaacAAGCAAtatgcctggtaaaagcaaaaCTAATgctcataagaaaaagaaaagtcatatcaagaataaaactctcatgtgaaagaaaaattgtcaataACAAAGTGCTTGCATGAAGAGTAAATCATTGCAAATACAAATCATTAAAGATAAGAGAAAAGCTCTAATGATTGAAATGATTATCCATAAGACTTTCCAAAAAAGTTGGATTTTAAATTGAGTGATTTCGAGTTGGATGATATGATACTGATGCTATGATAATCATCAACTTCTAAattcaatttgagaaaaaaaaattatgagccTTTTAAGTCTCTCATCGAACTAGCATTACAACTTGTTTTGAAATTACTTTTGATTGGGATGATTCAAGTAAAAAAATGGACTTCCCAAAGAAGCTACTGCTAAAAATGTGGGATCATAAGGTTTCTTGATTTATAAACTCAGTGAAGATGATCATTGttgatattttcatttcttaGCCAATAATGCTTATCCATTGTTGAAACCATGACCAAGTCCTCATTATGGTCCTTTTAAAAGACCTCATGGATGGGTCAATGTGTATTTCTGGCGACTGATTCTCAAGGCCTACAACATTGGAAATGTGAGGTCCATTGAATGATCAAATTTACTTCCCCCATTAATGGATGGGATTAAGCAGTCTTTCTTCGATGGGATTAAGCAGTCTTTCTTGAAAGTATGTGAGAAGTCCTTTTCTGACTTAGGAGTTCTCGTTTGACATACTTAATGAGCCATTTTTATTAGTCAAGAGcattttgataataatttttctccaaagggAATTTGATGATCAATGACATTTTCCAAGCCTGACGCCAATTTGGTGATATTTCAAACAATTCAAACTTGCTTGATTTGCTCATGCGATCAATGCTTTATCATTAATGATACGCTTTTGAAATTGTCTTTTGTGGGATTTATTCAAATGACATTGATTTTGCCTAGTACGCTTTTGCTACCGGAGCACTTCTTATAAGATATTTTGTTAGATATGTATAGGTCATTTCGGAAGCTTCTTGGATATATTGGTACGGTGAGCTTTAACTGTTTGGAGCcgtttttatatatataaataaaactTTCCTTGTGGAGTTGATTTCAACGCACAATGAGCTTTAACAGCCAGTGATGTCCTCTTTTTGCTATAGGTATAGGCGACATCTCGAAATAcattttaaatgatgattagCAGGTACCGTGAGTTTTGGTAgcccaaaacaattttttttaacacgCGGAAAGCTCTTGGCTATCTGGAGTGTTATTTTCAATTAACCCCCCGAGTGGAGCGGAATCTTCATGAACCCCCTAAGTGGAGTGCTCCTTTCAAATTAACCTCCCAAGTGGAGTGGACTCTTCAAATTCCTCCCAAATGGAGTGGATTCCTTATTAACCCCCAAAT of the Eucalyptus grandis isolate ANBG69807.140 chromosome 10, ASM1654582v1, whole genome shotgun sequence genome contains:
- the LOC104423742 gene encoding protein SRC2 homolog → MKMEYTSLELQVISCEDLRAFNFFQKLSVFVTVSIVAGDGRKKQPHPAFQLRHSTPTSKGGHRNPEWNHEVEFDLSAILPQDYPGLSLKFDVLFPSVVGSRSIGEVRTSLQELVDEFNGTVQFRRYQLKNDDGKGIGVLNFRYKLCGKSDKVDNELARIKPSSRAPVPGHDATNFS